A DNA window from Pseudomonas wuhanensis contains the following coding sequences:
- a CDS encoding mannuronate-specific alginate lyase, which yields MNCMQTRTLKKLLAPSLLTLAMFAGATQAAAPLRPPQGYFAPIEKVKTGGKSEGCDAMPTPYTGALQFRSKYEGSDKARSTLNEASEKAFRETTADITKIERATSKQVMQFMRDGRPEQLECTLNWLTAWAKADALMSKDFNHTGKSMRKWALGSMASSYVRLKFSDSHPLATHQQEAQVIEAWFSKMADQVVSDWDNLPLEQTNNHSYWAAWSVMATSVATNRRDLFDWAVKEYKVGVNQVDAQGFLPNELKRQQRALAYHNYALPPLAMIASFAQVNGVDLRQENNGALKRLGDRVLAGVEDPDEFEEKNGKEQDMTDLKVDSKFAWLEPFCSLYTCTPDVLAQKHKMQPFKTFRLGGDLTKVYDPASEKGNKGS from the coding sequence ATGAACTGCATGCAAACCCGAACGCTGAAAAAGTTACTCGCGCCCTCCCTGCTGACGCTGGCGATGTTCGCCGGCGCCACCCAGGCCGCCGCGCCACTTCGCCCGCCCCAGGGTTACTTCGCGCCCATTGAAAAAGTCAAAACCGGTGGCAAGAGTGAAGGCTGCGACGCGATGCCGACGCCCTACACCGGCGCCCTGCAGTTTCGCAGCAAATACGAAGGCTCCGACAAGGCCCGTTCGACCCTGAACGAGGCATCGGAAAAAGCCTTCCGCGAGACCACCGCCGACATCACCAAGATTGAGCGCGCGACCAGCAAGCAGGTGATGCAGTTCATGCGTGACGGTCGTCCGGAACAACTGGAATGCACCCTCAACTGGTTGACTGCCTGGGCCAAGGCTGACGCGTTGATGTCCAAGGACTTCAACCACACCGGCAAGTCCATGCGCAAATGGGCCTTGGGCAGCATGGCTTCGTCCTATGTACGCCTGAAGTTCTCTGACTCGCATCCGCTGGCGACCCACCAGCAAGAAGCGCAAGTGATTGAAGCCTGGTTCAGCAAAATGGCTGATCAGGTGGTCAGCGATTGGGACAACCTTCCGCTCGAGCAAACCAACAACCACTCGTACTGGGCCGCCTGGTCGGTGATGGCCACGTCGGTCGCCACCAACCGCCGCGACCTGTTCGATTGGGCCGTCAAGGAATACAAGGTCGGCGTCAATCAGGTCGACGCCCAAGGCTTCCTGCCCAACGAGCTCAAGCGCCAGCAACGCGCCCTCGCCTATCACAACTATGCCCTGCCGCCACTGGCGATGATCGCCAGTTTCGCCCAGGTCAACGGTGTCGATTTGCGCCAGGAAAACAACGGTGCCTTGAAACGCTTGGGTGATCGCGTGCTTGCAGGCGTGGAAGACCCGGATGAATTCGAGGAGAAGAACGGTAAAGAACAGGACATGACCGACCTCAAGGTCGATTCGAAATTCGCCTGGCTCGAACCGTTCTGCTCGCTCTACACCTGCACGCCAGACGTGCTGGCGCAGAAACACAAAATGCAGCCGTTCAAGACCTTCCGCCTCGGCGGGGATTTGACCAAGGTCTACGACCCGGCCAGCGAGAAAGGCAACAAGGGGAGCTGA
- a CDS encoding MBOAT family O-acyltransferase — MVFSSNVFLFLFLPIFLGMYYLSGIRYRNLLLLIASYVFYAWWRVDFLALFAAVTLWNYWIGLKVGAAGVRTKPAQRWLLLGVGVDLCILGYFKYANFGVDSINAMMTSVGLSPFILTHVLLPIGISFYIFESISYIIDVYRGDTPATRNLIDFAAFVAIFPHLIAGPVLRFRDLADQFNNRTHTLDKFSEGATRFMQGFIKKVFIADTLAVVADHCFALQNPTTGDAWLGALAYTAQLYFDFSGYSDMAIGLGLMMGFRFMENFKQPYISQSITEFWRRWHISLSTWLRDYLYITLGGNRKGTLMTYRNLFLTMLLGGLWHGANITYIIWGAWHGMWLAIEKALGLNTSPRSINPIRWALTFLLVVMGWVIFRAENLHVAGRMYGAMFSFGEWSLSELNQASLTGLQVATLVVAYATLAFFGIRDFYTNRPPVKTKPAANVEADGPAAATPGMIKAVPGDNPASIHEPGYTVGVDATVQPAYWTADWSRYVMRALVLLLFIASILKLSAQSFSPFLYFQF; from the coding sequence ATGGTATTTTCATCCAACGTGTTCCTGTTTCTGTTCTTGCCGATCTTTCTCGGCATGTACTACTTGAGCGGAATACGCTATCGCAACTTGCTGCTGCTGATCGCCAGCTACGTGTTCTACGCCTGGTGGCGTGTGGACTTCCTTGCGCTGTTCGCAGCCGTCACGCTGTGGAACTACTGGATCGGCCTGAAAGTCGGTGCGGCAGGCGTTCGGACCAAACCGGCCCAGCGCTGGCTGCTCCTGGGCGTCGGGGTGGATCTGTGCATCCTCGGCTACTTCAAGTACGCCAACTTCGGTGTGGACAGTATCAACGCGATGATGACCTCGGTCGGTCTGTCGCCGTTCATCCTGACCCACGTGCTGTTGCCGATCGGGATCTCGTTCTACATCTTCGAGTCCATCAGCTACATCATCGACGTCTACCGTGGTGATACCCCGGCGACCCGCAACCTGATCGACTTTGCCGCATTCGTGGCGATCTTCCCGCACTTGATCGCGGGCCCCGTGTTGCGTTTCCGTGACCTGGCCGACCAGTTCAACAACCGCACCCACACCCTCGACAAGTTCTCCGAAGGTGCCACGCGGTTCATGCAGGGCTTCATCAAGAAGGTCTTCATCGCCGACACCCTGGCGGTCGTGGCCGACCATTGCTTCGCCTTGCAGAACCCGACCACGGGCGACGCCTGGCTCGGCGCCCTGGCCTACACCGCGCAGCTGTACTTCGACTTCTCCGGCTACAGCGACATGGCGATTGGTCTGGGCTTGATGATGGGTTTCCGCTTCATGGAAAACTTCAAACAGCCGTACATCAGCCAGTCGATCACCGAGTTCTGGCGTCGCTGGCACATCAGCCTGTCGACCTGGTTGCGTGACTATCTGTACATCACCCTCGGCGGTAACCGTAAAGGCACGCTGATGACTTATCGCAACCTGTTCCTGACCATGCTGCTCGGTGGTCTGTGGCACGGCGCGAACATCACCTACATCATCTGGGGTGCCTGGCACGGCATGTGGCTGGCGATCGAAAAGGCCCTCGGCCTGAATACCTCGCCGCGCAGCATCAACCCGATCCGTTGGGCGCTGACCTTCCTGCTTGTGGTCATGGGCTGGGTGATCTTCCGCGCAGAAAACCTGCACGTCGCCGGTCGCATGTATGGCGCGATGTTCAGCTTCGGCGAATGGTCGCTGTCGGAACTCAACCAGGCCAGCCTCACCGGTCTGCAAGTGGCAACCCTGGTGGTGGCTTACGCAACCCTGGCGTTCTTCGGCATCCGTGATTTCTACACCAACCGGCCACCGGTCAAGACCAAGCCTGCTGCCAACGTCGAGGCCGATGGCCCTGCCGCGGCTACTCCTGGAATGATCAAAGCCGTACCGGGTGACAACCCGGCCAGCATCCACGAACCGGGTTACACCGTCGGCGTTGACGCGACTGTGCAACCGGCCTACTGGACCGCTGACTGGTCCCGTTACGTGATGCGCGCCCTGGTACTGCTGCTGTTCATTGCCTCGATTCTCAAACTCTCGGCGCAAAGCTTCTCGCCGTTCCTTTACTTCCAGTTCTGA
- a CDS encoding alginate O-acetyltransferase, with protein MTRSLRIFYIALFLVTLLVLGVWSVRSFFGFSTNADATVLNGRWSKAVETHYDDEFPIKRLGTNLWAALDFKLFNEGRPGVVLGRDQWLYSDEEFHPIVNEELNLQGNYALVEGVRQELKKQGVQLVMAIVPAKTRLYPEHLGEAKPASIHANLYKDFHARVAADKILAPDLLGPLQKAKQDGQQVFLRTDTHWTPEGAQVAAQALAKTIADKAPLSGEPQNFVTEPAEKVTHKGDLRLFLPLDPLFENLMPAPEPLQKRNTVTAQDQPAGDDALFANTEVPVALIGTSYSANPNWNFIGALKEALHSDVVSYAEDGHGPILPMLSYLKSDAFKNSPPQVLIWEFPERYLPVNNEIGDADPQWVAELKQAGARQQNVAANTKSETPDRAQN; from the coding sequence ATGACCCGCTCATTACGCATCTTCTACATCGCCCTGTTCCTGGTGACCTTGCTGGTCCTGGGCGTGTGGTCGGTACGCAGCTTCTTCGGCTTCAGTACCAACGCCGATGCGACCGTGCTCAACGGTCGCTGGAGCAAAGCCGTCGAGACGCACTACGACGACGAGTTCCCGATCAAGCGCCTGGGCACCAATCTTTGGGCCGCGCTGGATTTCAAACTGTTCAATGAAGGTCGTCCGGGCGTGGTGCTCGGTCGCGATCAGTGGCTCTATAGCGATGAAGAGTTCCACCCGATCGTCAACGAAGAGTTGAACCTGCAAGGCAACTACGCGCTGGTCGAAGGCGTGCGCCAGGAACTGAAAAAGCAAGGCGTGCAACTGGTGATGGCGATTGTTCCGGCCAAGACGCGTCTGTACCCGGAACACCTGGGTGAAGCGAAGCCGGCGAGTATCCACGCCAACCTGTACAAGGACTTCCACGCTCGTGTGGCGGCCGACAAGATCCTCGCCCCTGACCTGCTCGGCCCGCTGCAAAAGGCCAAGCAAGACGGTCAGCAAGTGTTCCTGCGTACCGACACCCACTGGACCCCGGAAGGCGCGCAAGTCGCTGCCCAGGCCCTGGCCAAAACCATTGCCGACAAGGCACCGCTCAGCGGCGAACCGCAAAACTTCGTCACCGAACCGGCGGAGAAGGTGACGCACAAGGGCGACCTGCGGTTGTTCCTGCCGCTGGACCCGCTGTTCGAAAACCTGATGCCGGCGCCAGAGCCTTTGCAGAAGCGCAACACCGTGACGGCCCAGGACCAGCCTGCCGGCGATGACGCGTTGTTCGCCAACACTGAAGTGCCGGTGGCCCTGATCGGCACCAGCTACAGCGCCAATCCGAACTGGAACTTCATCGGCGCGCTGAAAGAAGCGCTGCACAGCGACGTGGTCAGTTACGCCGAAGACGGCCATGGCCCGATTCTGCCGATGCTCAGCTACCTCAAAAGCGATGCTTTCAAGAACAGCCCGCCACAAGTGCTGATCTGGGAGTTCCCTGAACGATATCTGCCCGTGAACAACGAAATCGGCGACGCCGACCCGCAGTGGGTCGCAGAGCTTAAACAAGCCGGCGCACGCCAACAAAACGTAGCTGCAAACACTAAATCCGAGACGCCCGACCGGGCGCAAAACTGA
- a CDS encoding alginate O-acetyltransferase AlgF, with protein MTFTTTPRRLAKTFALVAGMSVLSMQAFAGDGALYGPTAPKGSSFVRVYNAANAEVSATVGTTNLSEVAPLSSTDFSFMPGGDYSAKVGSQTLPVKLAGDHYYTLVNNASGAPQLIEEPPFKNKQKSLVRVQNLSDKALTLKTADGKTEVVPSVAAKGRGEREINPVKVSLALYDGATKVGDVKPVALERGEAAVLYVTGSGSSLSPVWVKRPVSTR; from the coding sequence ATGACTTTCACTACTACTCCTCGCCGTCTCGCCAAGACCTTTGCTCTCGTCGCCGGCATGAGCGTGCTGTCGATGCAAGCCTTCGCCGGTGACGGCGCACTCTACGGCCCGACCGCACCCAAAGGCTCCAGTTTCGTGCGGGTCTACAACGCCGCTAACGCTGAAGTCAGCGCCACTGTTGGCACCACCAACCTGAGCGAAGTCGCGCCGCTGTCCAGCACCGACTTCAGCTTCATGCCGGGCGGCGATTACAGCGCCAAGGTCGGCAGCCAGACCCTGCCGGTGAAACTGGCCGGCGACCACTATTACACCCTGGTCAACAACGCCAGCGGCGCACCGCAACTGATCGAAGAGCCGCCGTTCAAGAACAAGCAGAAATCCCTGGTGCGCGTGCAGAATCTGAGCGATAAGGCCCTGACCCTGAAAACCGCCGACGGCAAGACCGAAGTCGTCCCGTCCGTAGCTGCCAAAGGCCGTGGCGAGCGTGAGATCAACCCGGTGAAAGTCAGCCTGGCGCTGTATGACGGCGCCACCAAAGTCGGCGACGTGAAGCCGGTTGCCCTGGAACGAGGCGAAGCCGCGGTGCTGTACGTCACCGGCAGCGGCAGCAGCCTGTCGCCAGTGTGGGTGAAACGCCCGGTTTCGACGCGCTAA
- a CDS encoding mannose-1-phosphate guanylyltransferase/mannose-6-phosphate isomerase: MIPVILSGGSGSRLWPLSRKQFPKQFLALTGEQTLFQQTLERLVFEGMDTPIVVCNKEHRFIVNEQLSARNLDVQRVLMEPFGRNTSPAVALTAMMLVNEGRDELMLVLPADHVLEDQKALQRALALATVAAERGEMVLFGVPATKPETGYGYIKSTNDALLPEGVSRVSHFVEKPDVKRATEFVQSGGYFWNSGMFLFRASRFLEELKKHDPDIYDTCVLTLERSAQDADTVDIDPATFACCPDNSIDYSVMEKTQRACVVPLTAGWSDVGCWSSLWEVNKKDANGNVTKGDVVIQDSKNCMIHGNGKLVSVIGLENIVVVETKDAMMIVHKDKVQGVKQMVNTLNEQGRSETQNHCEVYRPWGSYDSVDMGGRFQVKRISVKPGACLSLQMHHHRAEHWIVVSGTAEVTCDENVFLLTENQSTYIPIASVHRLRNPGKISLEIIEVQSGSYLGEDDIERFEDIYGRSTPIERGVSVKTIAQ, from the coding sequence ATGATTCCGGTGATCTTGTCAGGTGGTAGCGGCTCACGTCTTTGGCCGCTTTCGCGTAAGCAATTCCCCAAGCAATTCCTCGCCCTGACCGGCGAACAAACGCTGTTCCAGCAAACCCTCGAACGCCTGGTGTTCGAAGGCATGGACACCCCGATCGTGGTGTGTAACAAGGAACACCGTTTCATCGTCAACGAACAGTTGAGCGCCCGCAACCTGGACGTGCAGCGCGTGCTGATGGAACCCTTCGGCCGCAACACCTCGCCAGCAGTGGCCCTGACCGCAATGATGCTGGTCAATGAAGGTCGCGACGAGTTGATGCTGGTGCTGCCGGCCGACCACGTGCTGGAAGACCAGAAAGCCCTGCAACGCGCCCTGGCCCTGGCCACCGTAGCGGCCGAGCGTGGCGAAATGGTGCTGTTCGGCGTGCCGGCGACCAAACCGGAAACCGGTTACGGCTACATCAAGTCCACCAACGATGCCCTGCTGCCGGAAGGCGTCAGCCGTGTCTCGCACTTCGTCGAAAAACCCGACGTGAAACGCGCCACCGAGTTCGTCCAGTCCGGTGGTTACTTCTGGAACAGCGGCATGTTCCTGTTCCGTGCCAGCCGCTTCCTCGAAGAACTGAAAAAACACGATCCGGACATCTACGACACTTGCGTGCTGACCCTGGAACGTAGCGCACAGGATGCCGACACCGTCGACATCGACCCCGCCACCTTCGCCTGCTGCCCGGACAACTCCATCGACTACTCGGTGATGGAAAAAACCCAGCGTGCCTGCGTGGTGCCGCTGACCGCAGGCTGGAGCGATGTCGGTTGCTGGTCGTCGCTGTGGGAAGTCAATAAAAAAGATGCCAACGGTAACGTCACCAAAGGCGACGTGGTCATCCAGGACAGCAAGAACTGCATGATCCATGGCAACGGCAAACTGGTGTCGGTGATCGGCCTGGAAAACATCGTGGTCGTCGAAACCAAGGACGCCATGATGATCGTCCACAAGGACAAGGTCCAAGGCGTCAAACAGATGGTCAACACCCTCAATGAGCAGGGTCGCAGCGAAACCCAGAACCACTGCGAAGTCTATCGCCCGTGGGGCTCCTACGACTCGGTGGACATGGGCGGCCGCTTCCAGGTCAAGCGCATCTCGGTCAAGCCAGGTGCGTGCCTGTCGCTGCAGATGCACCACCACCGCGCCGAACACTGGATCGTGGTCAGCGGCACCGCCGAAGTGACCTGTGACGAAAACGTGTTCCTGCTCACTGAAAACCAGTCGACCTACATCCCGATCGCCTCGGTCCACCGCTTGCGCAATCCGGGCAAGATCTCGCTGGAAATCATCGAAGTGCAATCGGGCAGCTACTTGGGTGAAGACGATATCGAGCGTTTTGAAGATATCTACGGTCGCTCCACCCCGATCGAGCGCGGCGTGTCGGTGAAAACCATCGCGCAGTAA
- a CDS encoding RHS repeat-associated core domain-containing protein: MGMHHKTPKLTIVDPRGLTIRSVDYWRTVENVPAEARINRTAYGATGRAVKHWDPRLWALSQEEPLTPANLTTAFSLSGNALLTDSVDAGWQLNLPGLGDEVLLGWDSRGTRREVEYDDQLRPVAVFEQGVTEPRRSVERMVYGGSDHGEQNQCGQLIRHDDPAGTVLFEAFSITGQCVKQVRHFTLAPVTPDWPELEADRQRLLEPGVGAASTWSFGPVGDVLEQIDARGNHQAFRLTQDGRLREARLQLQGLTTWQMLVSDIQYNAEGQIAHETAGNAVQTTLCYRPEDGLLMERRSQDASAGMLQHLIYDYDRMGNVLSIEDKALPVRYFANQRIEPVSRFNYDSLYQLIEASGWEAGSANQGPASIGRVDPAAVSNYRQTYSYDAGGNLLKLTHVGAQNHGRDLKVARYSNRCLPWRNGVPPTEEQIATAFDTNGNLLELDQGRVLAWALRNQLQSVSPVERASGLNDRESYLYDGGGQRVRKIRSLQTNARTVTAEVRYLPGLELRTESGTGEVLQVITAQAGLNSVRVLHWETTPQSGISNDQYRYGLVDHLNSCTLELAGDARIISWETYYPFGETAWFAGTDMIEASYKTIRYSGKERDATGLYYYGYRFYISWLQRWLNPDPAGTVDGLNLYRMVRNNPVSLVDENGLNPNKANGSLVARMTGLFNGANVSGAPAPARPPIPSRPGTLPSAPPPRPPVPTQSSPVQMNVAAPAKKEAPPRPPAPVALPTASPSTGALPSYATGSMVVGSHSLLIGQQGGIVAMRGDDRTPDQIRTAGGFFPRDNRGPKIKEEFRQAAVTKGINTQAQEHVRSPIAGYVSTGMDEDSGGYGDTRAYLYRMEIPGLKEQAVNDQTLGLGSPFKFTPKGRLDTRLLMSGNTLDQSKFVAMIPPLTVEMTFITPIPSAFIVAYRPAKSNQWISFQP, encoded by the coding sequence ATGGGAATGCATCATAAAACACCCAAACTGACGATCGTCGATCCGCGCGGCTTGACGATCCGTTCGGTCGATTATTGGCGCACCGTCGAAAACGTCCCTGCTGAGGCACGTATCAACCGTACCGCTTACGGTGCCACAGGGCGTGCGGTAAAACATTGGGATCCACGGCTTTGGGCGCTGTCACAAGAAGAGCCGCTGACACCCGCCAATCTCACGACAGCGTTTTCGTTGTCGGGTAACGCGCTGCTCACTGACAGCGTCGATGCTGGTTGGCAGCTCAACCTGCCTGGCCTGGGTGATGAGGTTTTATTGGGATGGGACAGCCGAGGCACGCGACGCGAGGTTGAATATGACGACCAGCTTCGTCCGGTGGCGGTGTTTGAGCAGGGCGTAACTGAGCCGCGAAGGTCTGTTGAACGCATGGTGTATGGCGGTTCCGATCATGGTGAGCAGAATCAATGCGGGCAGTTGATCCGTCATGATGATCCCGCCGGGACGGTGTTGTTCGAGGCATTTTCGATCACCGGCCAATGCGTGAAGCAAGTTCGTCACTTCACCCTGGCCCCTGTTACGCCTGACTGGCCGGAGTTGGAAGCCGATCGCCAGCGGCTGCTTGAACCGGGGGTGGGGGCCGCCTCGACGTGGAGTTTCGGCCCGGTGGGCGATGTGCTGGAACAGATCGATGCCAGGGGAAACCATCAGGCCTTCAGGCTGACCCAGGACGGTCGCTTGCGTGAGGCGCGTTTGCAACTTCAGGGACTGACTACCTGGCAAATGCTGGTCAGCGATATTCAGTACAACGCAGAGGGACAAATTGCGCACGAAACCGCCGGCAATGCTGTGCAAACAACCCTCTGTTACCGCCCTGAAGACGGCTTATTGATGGAACGCAGGTCACAGGATGCCAGTGCGGGGATGTTGCAGCATCTGATCTACGACTATGACCGGATGGGTAATGTCTTGAGCATCGAGGATAAGGCTCTGCCAGTGCGTTACTTCGCCAACCAGCGTATCGAGCCGGTCAGTCGCTTCAACTATGACAGCCTCTATCAGTTGATCGAAGCCTCTGGTTGGGAGGCAGGCAGCGCCAATCAGGGACCGGCATCGATTGGACGGGTCGATCCGGCGGCGGTGAGCAATTACCGGCAGACCTACAGCTACGATGCAGGCGGTAATCTGCTGAAACTGACCCACGTTGGCGCGCAAAACCACGGGCGCGACCTGAAAGTGGCCCGATACAGTAATCGCTGCTTGCCCTGGCGCAACGGCGTGCCGCCCACCGAAGAACAAATCGCTACCGCGTTCGACACCAACGGCAATTTGCTGGAGCTGGATCAGGGACGCGTCTTGGCGTGGGCTCTGCGCAATCAACTGCAATCGGTCAGCCCGGTGGAACGCGCTTCCGGGCTCAATGACCGAGAGTCGTATCTCTACGATGGCGGTGGCCAGCGGGTACGTAAAATTCGCTCGTTGCAGACCAATGCCCGCACCGTGACGGCTGAAGTGCGTTACTTGCCGGGACTGGAACTTCGTACCGAGAGTGGAACCGGAGAGGTGCTGCAGGTCATCACCGCCCAGGCGGGACTCAATAGCGTGCGTGTGCTGCATTGGGAAACAACTCCACAGTCCGGTATCAGCAACGATCAGTACCGCTACGGCCTGGTTGATCACCTGAACTCTTGCACCCTGGAATTGGCAGGCGACGCGCGAATCATCAGCTGGGAAACCTACTATCCCTTTGGCGAGACGGCGTGGTTTGCCGGCACTGACATGATTGAAGCGAGCTACAAAACCATTCGTTACTCGGGCAAGGAGCGGGATGCGACCGGGCTTTATTACTATGGATACCGCTTTTACATCTCGTGGTTGCAGCGATGGTTGAATCCGGATCCGGCAGGAACAGTTGACGGTTTGAACCTGTATCGGATGGTTCGAAACAACCCGGTAAGCCTGGTTGATGAAAACGGGCTTAATCCCAACAAGGCAAATGGCAGTTTAGTTGCAAGAATGACCGGGCTTTTTAATGGAGCCAATGTATCCGGGGCCCCGGCACCTGCACGTCCTCCGATCCCGTCGAGGCCGGGAACTCTTCCGTCTGCTCCTCCGCCCCGCCCACCCGTGCCCACGCAATCCAGCCCGGTTCAGATGAATGTAGCTGCGCCAGCGAAAAAGGAAGCTCCCCCACGACCACCGGCGCCAGTTGCCTTACCCACGGCGTCTCCGTCGACAGGGGCACTCCCTTCATATGCGACCGGTTCAATGGTTGTCGGCTCGCATTCATTGTTGATTGGTCAACAAGGGGGGATTGTGGCTATGAGGGGGGACGATCGTACCCCCGACCAGATCCGTACAGCGGGTGGTTTTTTCCCCAGGGATAACAGAGGGCCAAAAATCAAAGAAGAGTTCAGGCAAGCCGCTGTGACCAAAGGGATTAACACCCAGGCCCAGGAGCACGTTAGAAGTCCCATTGCGGGTTACGTGTCCACCGGCATGGATGAAGACTCAGGAGGGTACGGTGACACGAGAGCCTACCTCTACCGGATGGAAATTCCGGGTTTGAAAGAGCAAGCCGTCAATGATCAAACGCTGGGGCTCGGGTCGCCTTTCAAATTCACTCCCAAAGGAAGGTTGGATACCAGACTTTTGATGAGTGGTAACACGCTCGATCAGTCCAAATTCGTTGCGATGATTCCGCCATTGACGGTGGAAATGACCTTCATTACTCCAATTCCGAGCGCCTTCATCGTTGCTTACAGGCCGGCGAAGAGCAATCAATGGATATCTTTTCAACCATGA
- a CDS encoding multidrug transporter — protein MFIGVLLVITWLILLLRYPAKAVPVSMAAAVGLGLVAVWVFWLDTREVKQLARLELRIVYAPEHCPADRPLKLTMNNGNDVPLTELRWRIAAYAPGDTVNLADNQYTAPRYRGPGELQAGGNWEDCLPMPPLRPGYRPQTLEFRAERLQGSFSD, from the coding sequence ATGTTCATCGGCGTCCTGCTGGTCATCACCTGGCTGATCCTGCTGCTGCGCTATCCGGCCAAGGCCGTGCCGGTTTCCATGGCCGCCGCGGTTGGATTGGGCCTGGTGGCGGTGTGGGTATTCTGGCTGGACACCCGCGAGGTCAAGCAACTGGCGCGCCTTGAGCTGCGTATCGTCTACGCGCCCGAGCACTGCCCGGCGGATCGCCCCTTGAAGCTGACGATGAACAACGGCAATGATGTGCCGCTGACCGAACTGCGCTGGCGCATCGCCGCTTATGCACCGGGCGATACGGTCAATCTGGCTGACAATCAATACACCGCACCGCGCTATCGCGGGCCCGGCGAATTGCAGGCCGGCGGCAATTGGGAAGACTGCCTGCCAATGCCGCCCCTGCGCCCCGGTTATCGCCCGCAAACCCTGGAGTTTCGCGCCGAGCGTTTGCAGGGTAGTTTCTCCGACTGA
- a CDS encoding SDR family oxidoreductase codes for MPVALITGCSSGIGRALADAFKSAGYEVWASARKAEDVAALTAAGFTTVQLDVNDGPALEQLSERINQQRGGLDVLINNAGYGAMGPLLDGGVPAMQRQFETNVFAIVGVTRAMFPVLRRARGLVVNIGSVSGVLVTPFAGAYCASKAAVHALSDALRMELAPFGVRVMEVQPGAIASSFAKNAGQEAEQLITEQSPWWPLREGIRARAKASQDKPTPASEFAAGLLKAVQQHKPSRLVRLGNGSRALPLMAGLLPKGLLESGLMKRFGLRGQL; via the coding sequence ATGCCCGTTGCGTTGATTACCGGTTGCTCCAGCGGCATTGGCCGCGCCCTCGCCGACGCTTTCAAAAGTGCCGGTTACGAAGTCTGGGCCAGCGCCCGCAAGGCTGAAGACGTAGCCGCTCTAACCGCCGCCGGTTTCACCACCGTGCAACTTGACGTGAATGATGGTCCGGCACTCGAGCAATTGAGTGAGCGGATCAATCAGCAACGCGGCGGCCTTGATGTGCTGATCAACAACGCCGGCTATGGCGCCATGGGCCCCTTGCTCGACGGCGGTGTGCCGGCCATGCAGCGGCAATTCGAAACCAACGTGTTTGCAATCGTTGGCGTGACTCGCGCGATGTTCCCGGTGCTGCGTCGCGCCAGGGGCCTGGTGGTGAACATCGGCAGCGTGTCCGGGGTTTTGGTCACGCCGTTTGCCGGCGCCTACTGCGCTTCGAAAGCTGCGGTGCATGCCTTGAGCGATGCGTTGCGCATGGAACTGGCACCGTTCGGCGTGCGGGTCATGGAAGTTCAGCCTGGGGCCATCGCCTCCAGCTTCGCCAAAAATGCCGGTCAAGAGGCTGAGCAACTGATCACCGAGCAGTCGCCATGGTGGCCACTACGTGAAGGTATTCGTGCACGGGCCAAGGCGTCTCAGGACAAACCGACGCCGGCCAGTGAATTTGCCGCCGGTTTATTGAAGGCCGTGCAGCAGCATAAACCGTCGCGTCTGGTGCGTTTGGGTAACGGCAGCCGGGCGTTGCCGTTGATGGCGGGGTTGTTGCCCAAGGGGCTGTTGGAGTCGGGGTTGATGAAGCGGTTCGGGTTGCGCGGGCAACTTTGA
- a CDS encoding DUF4440 domain-containing protein codes for MTDYTEYFDEVIQAHVAIEQWLAEERDESELELLLTRFSPQFSMISPLGRVLDFEALNELFLLAGGKKLGFRIELSELRGVALYDGGAVVSYREQQTDATGLHSDRRSTVVFEKQASGQVLWRHLHETFVTHGARSAA; via the coding sequence ATGACCGACTACACCGAATACTTTGACGAAGTGATCCAGGCCCACGTAGCCATCGAGCAATGGTTGGCCGAAGAGCGAGACGAGTCCGAGCTTGAGCTATTGCTGACGCGTTTTTCGCCGCAGTTTTCCATGATCTCGCCGTTGGGCCGGGTGCTGGATTTCGAGGCGTTGAATGAATTGTTTCTGCTGGCGGGCGGGAAGAAACTCGGGTTCAGGATTGAGCTCAGCGAGTTGCGAGGTGTCGCGCTGTACGACGGTGGCGCGGTGGTGAGTTACCGCGAGCAGCAGACTGATGCCACCGGCCTGCACTCGGATCGGCGCTCGACCGTGGTGTTTGAAAAACAGGCGTCCGGTCAGGTGCTGTGGCGGCATCTGCACGAAACTTTTGTTACCCATGGCGCACGTTCTGCCGCTTGA